The Thioalkalivibrio sulfidiphilus HL-EbGr7 genome includes a window with the following:
- the sdhC gene encoding succinate dehydrogenase, cytochrome b556 subunit produces the protein MRREGRPVFLNLLKIRLPVPGVASIAHRISGVLLFLAIPLFLFIFQRSLQGEAGYAEALALLRHPLVMLISLVLLWSLLHHWLAGIRYLLIDVDVGVERTAARKSAWTVLILAPVLTVIILGVLWL, from the coding sequence ATGCGCCGTGAAGGTCGGCCTGTGTTCCTGAATCTGCTCAAGATTCGGCTCCCTGTCCCGGGCGTGGCCTCCATCGCCCACCGCATCAGCGGCGTGCTGCTGTTCCTGGCCATCCCCCTGTTCCTGTTCATCTTCCAGCGATCCCTGCAGGGCGAGGCGGGCTATGCCGAGGCCCTGGCCCTCCTCAGACACCCGCTGGTGATGCTCATCAGCCTGGTGCTGCTGTGGAGCCTGCTGCACCACTGGCTGGCCGGGATCCGCTACCTGCTGATCGACGTGGACGTGGGCGTGGAACGCACCGCGGCACGCAAGAGTGCCTGGACGGTGCTGATACTGGCACCGGTGCTCACGGTCATCATCCTGGGAGTGCTCTGGCTATGA
- the prfB gene encoding peptide chain release factor 2 (programmed frameshift), with product MELNPLYTQIDDLQGRVDALRGYLDYDAKRERLEEVSRELEDPNVWNNPEKAQELGRERSRLEEVVLLISRMDKALGDTRDLLDMAAEEDDAETVSAVEADLANYENDVAQLEFRRMFSGEMDENNAYMDIQAGSGGTEAQDWANMLLRMYLRWGERRGFKTELMEVSEGEVAGIKSATIKFEGPYAYGWLRTETGVHRLVRKSPFDSGNRRHTSFAAVFVSPEVDDSIEIEINPADLRVDTYRASGAGGQHVNRTESAIRITHMPSGVVVACQADRSQHKNRDTAMKQLKAKLYELELQKQNAAKQALEDTKSDIGWGSQIRSYVLDQSRIKDLRTGVEVGNTQAVLDGDLDQFIEASLKSGL from the exons ATGGAACTCAATCCGCTTTACACCCAGATCGACGATCTGCAAGGCCGCGTGGACGCCTTGAGGGGGTATCTT GACTACGATGCCAAGCGTGAACGCCTGGAGGAAGTGAGTCGGGAACTGGAAGACCCCAACGTCTGGAACAACCCCGAGAAGGCCCAGGAACTGGGCCGCGAGCGCTCCCGCCTGGAGGAGGTGGTGCTGCTCATCTCCCGCATGGACAAGGCCCTGGGCGATACCCGGGACCTGCTGGACATGGCCGCGGAGGAAGACGATGCCGAGACCGTGAGCGCGGTGGAGGCGGATCTCGCGAACTACGAGAACGACGTGGCGCAGCTGGAATTCCGGCGCATGTTCTCCGGCGAGATGGACGAGAACAACGCCTACATGGACATCCAGGCCGGCTCCGGCGGTACCGAGGCCCAGGACTGGGCCAACATGCTGTTGCGCATGTACCTGCGCTGGGGTGAGCGGCGCGGCTTCAAGACCGAACTGATGGAGGTCTCCGAGGGCGAGGTGGCCGGCATCAAGAGCGCGACCATCAAGTTCGAGGGCCCCTATGCCTACGGCTGGCTGCGCACCGAGACCGGCGTGCACCGCCTGGTGCGCAAGTCCCCCTTCGATTCCGGCAACCGGCGCCACACCTCGTTCGCCGCCGTGTTCGTCTCTCCCGAGGTGGACGACAGCATCGAGATCGAGATCAACCCGGCAGACCTGCGGGTGGACACCTACCGGGCCAGCGGCGCGGGCGGTCAGCACGTGAACCGGACCGAGTCCGCCATCCGCATCACCCACATGCCCAGCGGCGTGGTGGTGGCCTGCCAGGCGGACCGTTCCCAGCACAAGAACCGGGACACGGCCATGAAGCAGCTCAAGGCCAAGCTCTACGAGCTGGAGCTGCAGAAGCAGAACGCCGCCAAGCAGGCCCTGGAGGACACCAAGTCCGACATCGGCTGGGGGAGCCAGATCCGCTCCTACGTGCTGGACCAGTCGCGCATCAAGGACCTGCGTACCGGCGTGGAAGTGGGTAATACACAGGCGGTGCTGGATGGCGACCTGGATCAGTTCATCGAGGCCTCGCTGAAGAGCGGACTTTGA
- a CDS encoding phosphate-starvation-inducible protein PsiE yields the protein MSSRRAGLSSLKLLENLALVIITVATTIAIFQEVMVMIEQREVRLADLLLLFIYLEVLAMVGIYIKSGQLPVRMPIYIAIVALARYLILDMKEMDFWQIMGVTLGVLLLAAAVLVIRYGHVRFPYESYGADEPAASPSKSTKPPGS from the coding sequence ATGAGTTCGAGACGTGCTGGTCTCAGTTCCCTCAAACTGCTGGAGAACCTGGCCCTGGTGATCATCACCGTGGCCACCACCATCGCCATCTTCCAGGAGGTGATGGTGATGATCGAGCAGCGCGAAGTGCGTCTGGCGGATCTGCTCCTGTTGTTCATCTACCTGGAGGTGCTCGCGATGGTGGGCATCTACATCAAGTCCGGTCAGTTGCCGGTGCGCATGCCCATCTATATCGCGATCGTGGCCCTGGCCCGCTACCTGATCCTGGACATGAAGGAGATGGATTTCTGGCAGATCATGGGTGTGACACTGGGCGTGCTGCTGCTGGCCGCCGCGGTGCTGGTGATCCGCTACGGCCATGTGCGTTTCCCCTACGAGAGCTACGGTGCTGACGAGCCGGCCGCTTCGCCGTCCAAGTCCACGAAGCCTCCCGGCTCCTGA
- the recJ gene encoding single-stranded-DNA-specific exonuclease RecJ codes for MKALRTIRRRQPPTGVALPRGDVLARVLALRGVLDPAQCDYGLKGLAAPHLLSGIEPAVERLERALRSDERIVVVGDFDADGATSTAVALRALSALGARDVHFRVPNRFEYGYGLTPEIVSVLRPLDAGLLITVDNGVSSLDGVAAARHAGMSVLVTDHHLPGTSLPEADALVNPNLPGDPFPSKHLAGVGVIFYVMLALRARLRDSGWFDTRGIDEPNLAELLDLVALGTVADVVPLDQNNRILVEQGLRRIRAGAAIPGIGALLEVARRSPERSVATDLGFAVGPRLNAAGRLDDMALGIRCLLTDDPVEARALAAALDDLNADRRDIEAQMQAEALAGLEALPVDSWGDRYGVCLYEPQWHQGVIGILAARIRERIHRPVIAFADAGDGQIKGSARSIPGLHIRDALDDVAARHPGLISKFGGHAMAAGLSLPLENLQAFSEAFDHTVAARVSPEDLEGVVHSDGELTPGEISLDTATRLRDAGPWGQGFPPPVFDGEFEILDRRVLKERHLRLQLRPAPGAPPITGIAFNVDWDDWPEALDRVRLAYRLEVNEYQGLVSPQLMIEHVERC; via the coding sequence ATGAAGGCCCTGCGCACCATCAGACGCCGGCAGCCACCCACGGGCGTGGCCCTGCCCCGGGGCGATGTCCTGGCACGCGTGCTGGCCCTGCGGGGCGTGCTCGATCCGGCCCAGTGTGATTATGGTCTGAAGGGGCTTGCCGCCCCGCATCTGCTCTCTGGCATCGAGCCGGCCGTGGAGCGGCTCGAGCGTGCCCTGCGCAGTGATGAGCGCATCGTGGTGGTCGGGGACTTCGATGCGGACGGCGCCACCAGCACCGCCGTGGCCCTGCGGGCGCTCTCCGCACTGGGTGCGCGGGATGTGCATTTTCGGGTGCCCAACCGCTTTGAGTACGGCTACGGGCTGACGCCCGAGATCGTCTCGGTGCTGCGTCCTCTGGACGCCGGTCTGCTCATCACCGTGGACAACGGCGTCTCGAGCCTGGACGGTGTGGCCGCCGCGCGCCATGCGGGCATGTCGGTGCTGGTGACCGACCATCACCTGCCCGGGACATCGCTGCCCGAGGCCGACGCCCTCGTCAACCCGAATCTTCCCGGCGACCCCTTTCCCAGTAAGCACCTGGCCGGGGTGGGCGTGATCTTCTACGTGATGCTCGCCCTGCGCGCACGCCTGCGGGACAGCGGCTGGTTCGACACCCGCGGCATCGACGAACCCAACCTGGCGGAATTGCTGGATCTGGTGGCCCTGGGGACCGTGGCCGATGTGGTGCCGCTGGACCAGAACAACCGCATCCTGGTGGAGCAGGGCCTGCGACGCATCCGCGCCGGCGCGGCGATCCCCGGCATCGGTGCACTCCTGGAGGTGGCGAGGCGAAGCCCGGAGCGCAGCGTCGCCACGGATCTGGGCTTTGCCGTCGGTCCGCGCCTCAATGCCGCCGGCCGTCTGGACGACATGGCCCTGGGCATTCGCTGTCTGCTCACCGATGACCCGGTCGAGGCCCGTGCCCTGGCGGCCGCCCTGGACGATCTCAATGCGGATCGTCGCGACATCGAGGCGCAGATGCAGGCGGAGGCCCTGGCAGGCCTCGAGGCCCTGCCGGTGGACTCCTGGGGGGATCGCTACGGGGTGTGCCTCTACGAACCCCAGTGGCACCAGGGGGTCATCGGCATCCTGGCCGCGCGCATCCGCGAGCGCATCCACCGCCCGGTGATCGCCTTCGCCGATGCCGGTGATGGCCAGATCAAGGGTTCCGCACGCTCCATCCCGGGGCTCCATATCCGCGATGCGCTGGATGACGTGGCCGCGCGCCATCCCGGCCTGATCAGCAAGTTCGGCGGTCATGCCATGGCGGCAGGCCTGAGCCTGCCGCTGGAAAATCTCCAGGCCTTCAGCGAGGCCTTCGATCACACCGTCGCCGCGCGCGTCTCACCCGAGGACCTGGAAGGTGTCGTGCACAGCGACGGCGAACTTACACCGGGCGAGATCAGCCTGGACACCGCCACGCGCCTGCGGGATGCCGGTCCCTGGGGTCAGGGCTTCCCGCCCCCGGTGTTCGACGGGGAATTCGAGATCCTGGATCGACGGGTGCTCAAGGAACGCCACCTGCGCCTGCAACTGCGCCCTGCTCCGGGTGCACCGCCCATCACCGGCATTGCCTTCAACGTGGACTGGGACGACTGGCCGGAGGCACTGGACCGGGTACGCCTGGCCTACCGGCTGGAGGTCAACGAATACCAGGGCCTGGTCAGCCCCCAGCTGATGATCGAGCACGTGGAGAGGTGCTGA
- the pheT gene encoding phenylalanine--tRNA ligase subunit beta yields MRISNQWLLEWVDHGLSPEELGHRLTMAGLELDALEAAAGEFSGVVVGHVLQVEPHPDADKLRVCQVEDGSGSPVQVVCGAPNVVEGMKVPFARVGAVLPGEFKIKKAKLRGVESFGMLCSARELGLAETSEGLMPLPLDLAAGADVREALGLDDTILEVDLTPNRADCLCMAGIAREVAALTGKPLCMPEISPVGADVDERFPVSIEAGADCPVYHGRVVRGVNPGAETPLWMREKLRRAGIRSLGPLVDVTNYVMLELGQPMHAFDLAWLEGGIVVRRARKGERLTLLDGQEIRLSEADLVIADHAKVLALAGIMGGEASGVGEETRDVFLESAHFAPMAIAGRARHHGLHTDSSHRFERGVDPALPSRALQRATALLCQIAGGQPGPVVEALGARVEEPAPIMLRASRIVRVLGARIDESEVTRLLKALGCQVEPMAGAWRVTPPSFRFDLSIEVDLIEEVARVHGYDRLPAEVPPLSPELGAVDEARLPLSRIRHLMADLGYQEAITYSFVDPQLEALFSPDSRPLALANPISSELAVMRSSLWPGLVKALKYNLNRQQERVRLFETGLSFVSQGDDLKQHPMIAAVATGARWPLQWAEPSRAMDFFDLKGDVESLLSLAGGDVSFASAVHPALHPGQSARVLLGGVPCGWLGALHPSLISRLDLDQDVYVMELSLDGIRQGSVPKFTEQSRFPAIRRDLAVVVDRDCPVSRIEAAIRDLGISALREVVVFDVYTGKGVPDGRKSLALGLILQELSRTLTDQEVDAVMQGIVKKLEQDVGATLRA; encoded by the coding sequence ATGAGAATCAGCAATCAGTGGCTTCTGGAGTGGGTGGATCACGGCTTGAGCCCCGAGGAGCTGGGTCACCGGCTCACCATGGCCGGTCTTGAACTGGACGCCCTGGAAGCGGCGGCGGGCGAGTTTTCCGGTGTGGTGGTGGGCCATGTGCTCCAGGTGGAACCCCATCCGGACGCCGACAAGCTGCGGGTCTGCCAGGTGGAGGACGGCTCCGGCTCTCCCGTGCAGGTGGTCTGTGGCGCCCCCAACGTGGTCGAGGGCATGAAGGTGCCCTTTGCCCGGGTCGGCGCCGTTCTGCCAGGCGAGTTCAAGATCAAGAAGGCCAAGCTGCGCGGCGTGGAGTCCTTCGGCATGCTCTGTTCCGCCAGGGAGCTGGGTCTGGCGGAAACCAGCGAGGGGCTCATGCCGCTGCCCTTGGATCTGGCCGCCGGGGCCGATGTGCGCGAGGCCCTGGGACTGGATGACACGATTCTGGAAGTGGATCTGACCCCCAACCGCGCGGACTGCCTGTGCATGGCCGGTATCGCCCGGGAAGTGGCGGCGTTGACCGGCAAGCCTCTGTGCATGCCCGAAATTTCGCCGGTGGGCGCCGACGTGGATGAGCGCTTCCCGGTGAGCATCGAGGCTGGTGCTGATTGCCCCGTGTATCACGGCCGCGTGGTGCGTGGCGTGAATCCGGGCGCGGAAACGCCGCTGTGGATGCGCGAGAAGCTGCGCAGGGCGGGTATCCGCAGCCTCGGCCCGCTGGTGGATGTGACCAACTACGTGATGCTGGAACTGGGTCAGCCCATGCATGCCTTCGACCTGGCGTGGCTGGAGGGCGGCATCGTGGTGCGCAGGGCCCGCAAAGGCGAGCGGCTCACCCTGCTCGACGGCCAGGAGATCAGGCTCTCGGAGGCGGACCTGGTGATCGCCGATCACGCCAAGGTGCTGGCCCTGGCCGGCATCATGGGCGGCGAGGCCAGTGGCGTGGGGGAGGAGACCCGGGACGTGTTCCTGGAAAGTGCCCATTTCGCCCCGATGGCCATCGCCGGCCGGGCACGGCACCATGGCCTGCACACCGATTCTTCCCACCGCTTCGAACGCGGCGTGGATCCGGCCCTGCCGAGCCGTGCCCTGCAGCGGGCCACGGCCCTGTTGTGCCAGATCGCCGGCGGTCAGCCGGGTCCGGTGGTGGAGGCCCTGGGTGCCCGTGTCGAGGAACCCGCACCGATTATGCTGCGGGCCTCGCGCATCGTTCGTGTGCTGGGCGCCCGGATCGATGAGTCCGAGGTGACCCGGTTGCTCAAGGCCCTGGGCTGCCAGGTGGAGCCCATGGCCGGTGCCTGGCGGGTCACGCCCCCCAGTTTCCGTTTCGACCTGTCCATCGAGGTGGACCTGATCGAGGAGGTGGCCCGGGTACACGGCTATGACCGGCTGCCCGCAGAGGTGCCGCCGCTGAGCCCGGAGCTCGGTGCGGTCGATGAGGCGCGCCTGCCCCTGTCCCGGATTCGCCACCTGATGGCCGACCTGGGCTATCAGGAGGCCATCACCTACAGCTTTGTGGATCCGCAGCTGGAGGCCCTGTTCTCCCCGGATTCCCGCCCCCTGGCCCTGGCCAACCCGATCTCCTCGGAGCTGGCGGTGATGCGTTCCAGCCTCTGGCCTGGCCTGGTGAAGGCCCTCAAGTACAACCTCAACCGCCAGCAGGAGCGGGTGCGTTTGTTCGAGACCGGCCTGAGCTTTGTTTCCCAGGGTGATGATCTCAAACAGCATCCCATGATCGCCGCCGTGGCGACCGGGGCCCGCTGGCCGCTGCAGTGGGCCGAGCCTTCCAGGGCCATGGATTTCTTCGATCTCAAGGGTGACGTGGAGAGCCTGCTGAGCCTGGCGGGCGGTGACGTGAGTTTCGCGTCTGCCGTCCATCCTGCCCTGCACCCCGGTCAGTCGGCCCGGGTCCTGTTGGGTGGCGTACCCTGTGGCTGGCTGGGCGCCCTGCATCCGTCCCTGATTTCCCGCCTGGATCTGGATCAGGATGTCTATGTCATGGAGCTCAGTCTGGATGGGATCAGGCAGGGCTCTGTGCCTAAGTTCACCGAACAGTCGCGATTTCCGGCGATCAGACGCGATCTCGCCGTGGTGGTGGATCGGGATTGTCCCGTGTCACGCATCGAGGCGGCGATCCGGGATCTGGGCATTTCTGCACTCAGGGAAGTGGTTGTATTTGACGTATATACAGGCAAAGGCGTACCCGATGGTCGAAAAAGTCTCGCTTTGGGATTGATTCTACAGGAGTTATCGCGCACTCTTACCGATCAGGAAGTGGATGCCGTGATGCAGGGCATCGTGAAAAAACTCGAACAGGATGTCGGAGCTACACTAAGGGCTTAA
- a CDS encoding YgfZ/GcvT domain-containing protein, with the protein MKPEWKDFLVDAGAEFDNGSVADFGNAERERRVVVSGDVICDLSHQGLIVAYGEEAGSFLQGQFSNDVLGLASAHSHLNSYCTPKGRMLANFRVFRRGESYYLRMPRAMVESVLKRLRMFVLRSKVTLEDADDALVRIGLSGPRAVEELQTALGDVPSAVNDVLHHNDITAIRVPGPHPRFELYGELEAMKQLWNKLNVRCAPVGAGPWALLDILAGIPNVTPATSEAFVPQMANMQLIGGVSFKKGCYPGQEVVARMHYLGKLKRRMYRVTIDTDQPPAPGTEILGAGGGETEEDQAAGRIVDAQLHPDGKVMALAVLQIAAAEAGGLHLAGEKHPAVSLETLPYSFEMAAAS; encoded by the coding sequence ATGAAACCCGAGTGGAAAGACTTCCTCGTGGATGCGGGCGCCGAATTCGACAACGGCTCGGTGGCGGACTTCGGCAACGCCGAACGTGAACGCCGGGTGGTGGTGAGCGGGGATGTCATCTGCGACCTGTCCCACCAGGGCCTGATCGTCGCCTACGGCGAAGAGGCGGGCAGTTTCCTCCAGGGGCAATTCAGCAACGACGTGCTGGGTCTGGCCTCCGCCCATAGCCATCTGAACAGCTACTGCACCCCCAAGGGCCGCATGCTGGCGAACTTCCGGGTCTTCCGTCGGGGCGAGAGCTACTACCTGCGCATGCCGCGGGCCATGGTGGAGTCTGTCCTGAAGCGCCTGCGCATGTTCGTGCTCCGATCCAAGGTGACCCTGGAGGATGCCGACGACGCCCTGGTACGCATCGGCCTGTCCGGACCCCGGGCCGTGGAGGAACTCCAAACCGCCCTGGGCGACGTGCCCTCGGCCGTCAACGACGTGCTCCATCACAACGACATCACCGCCATCCGGGTGCCCGGCCCCCACCCACGTTTCGAACTCTACGGGGAGTTGGAGGCCATGAAGCAGCTCTGGAACAAGCTCAACGTGCGCTGCGCCCCGGTGGGTGCCGGACCCTGGGCCCTGCTGGATATCCTGGCGGGCATTCCCAACGTCACGCCGGCCACCAGCGAGGCCTTCGTGCCCCAGATGGCCAACATGCAGCTGATCGGCGGGGTGAGCTTCAAGAAGGGCTGCTACCCGGGTCAGGAGGTGGTGGCACGCATGCACTACCTGGGCAAGCTCAAGCGGCGCATGTATCGGGTCACCATCGACACCGACCAACCCCCGGCCCCGGGCACCGAGATCCTGGGCGCCGGTGGCGGCGAGACCGAAGAGGATCAGGCCGCGGGCCGGATCGTGGACGCCCAGCTGCACCCGGACGGCAAGGTCATGGCCCTCGCGGTCCTGCAGATCGCCGCCGCCGAGGCCGGCGGTCTGCACCTGGCTGGTGAGAAGCATCCGGCGGTGAGTCTGGAAACCCTGCCCTACTCCTTCGAAATGGCGGCGGCCTCCTGA
- the lysS gene encoding lysine--tRNA ligase, with protein sequence MTDQEQGQEEHKLIAQRREKLTKLRERGVAFPNDFRRNVMSGELHAEYDAKPAEFFEQNAIRVSVAGRMMAKRIMGKASFTQILDMSGRIQLFIQRDSLPDGAYSDFKTWDVGDILGAEGTLFKTKTGELTVNVDSLRLLTKSLRPLPEKFHGLSDTETRYRQRYVDLIMNEPVRETFRTRTRVIQFIRQFLDQRGFLEVETPMMQAIPGGATARPFATHHHALDMQLFLRIAPELYLKRLVVGGFERVYEINRNFRNEGLSTRHNPEFTMVEFYEAYANYHDLMDLTEDLLRDLTLEVLGSTQVHYQGETYDFERPFTRMTVKESILQHNPDVSEAELADLERARAVAQRLGIPLKDSYGLGKVWIEIFEKTVEGNLKDPTFITAYPTEVSPLARRNDEDPFVTDRFEFFVGGREIANGFSELNDYEDQAERFRKQVQEKEAGDDEAMHFDADYLRALEHGMPPTAGEGIGIDRLVMLLTDSPSIRDVLLFPHMRPES encoded by the coding sequence ATGACTGATCAAGAACAGGGCCAGGAAGAACACAAGCTGATCGCGCAGCGCCGGGAGAAGCTCACGAAACTGCGCGAGCGCGGCGTGGCGTTTCCCAACGACTTCCGCCGCAATGTCATGTCCGGCGAGCTGCACGCGGAGTACGACGCCAAGCCCGCCGAGTTCTTCGAGCAGAACGCCATCCGGGTGTCGGTGGCCGGGCGCATGATGGCCAAGCGCATCATGGGCAAGGCGAGCTTCACCCAGATCCTGGACATGTCCGGCCGCATCCAGCTGTTCATCCAGAGGGACAGCCTGCCGGACGGCGCCTATTCCGACTTCAAGACTTGGGACGTGGGCGACATCCTGGGCGCCGAGGGCACCCTGTTCAAGACCAAGACCGGCGAACTCACCGTCAACGTGGACAGCCTGCGCCTGCTCACCAAGTCCCTGCGCCCGCTGCCGGAGAAATTCCACGGTCTCTCCGATACCGAGACCCGTTACCGGCAGCGTTACGTGGATCTGATCATGAACGAGCCGGTGCGTGAGACCTTCCGCACCCGCACCCGGGTGATCCAGTTCATCCGCCAGTTCCTGGATCAGCGTGGCTTCCTGGAGGTGGAGACCCCCATGATGCAGGCCATTCCCGGCGGCGCCACCGCGCGTCCTTTCGCCACCCATCATCACGCCCTGGACATGCAGCTGTTCCTGCGCATCGCGCCGGAACTGTATCTGAAGCGCCTGGTGGTGGGCGGCTTCGAGCGGGTCTACGAGATCAACCGCAATTTCAGGAACGAGGGCCTCTCCACCCGGCACAACCCCGAGTTCACCATGGTGGAGTTCTACGAGGCCTACGCCAACTACCACGACCTGATGGATCTGACCGAGGACCTGTTGCGGGATCTGACCCTGGAAGTCCTTGGCAGCACCCAGGTCCACTACCAGGGCGAGACTTATGACTTCGAGCGACCCTTCACGCGCATGACCGTGAAGGAATCGATCCTGCAGCACAACCCGGACGTGAGCGAGGCGGAGCTGGCGGACCTGGAACGGGCCCGGGCCGTGGCCCAGAGGCTGGGAATCCCGCTCAAGGACAGCTATGGCCTCGGCAAGGTGTGGATCGAGATCTTCGAGAAGACCGTGGAGGGCAATCTGAAGGATCCCACCTTCATCACCGCCTATCCCACCGAGGTCTCGCCGCTGGCCCGGCGCAACGATGAAGACCCCTTCGTCACCGACCGTTTCGAGTTCTTCGTGGGCGGGCGCGAGATCGCCAACGGCTTCTCGGAGCTAAACGACTACGAGGACCAGGCGGAGCGTTTCCGCAAGCAGGTGCAGGAGAAGGAGGCGGGCGACGACGAGGCCATGCACTTCGACGCCGACTACCTGCGCGCCCTGGAACACGGCATGCCCCCCACCGCCGGCGAGGGCATCGGCATCGACCGCCTGGTCATGCTGCTCACCGACAGCCCGTCCATCCGCGACGTGCTGCTGTTCCCGCACATGCGACCGGAATCCTGA
- a CDS encoding MerR family transcriptional regulator, with translation MLEAGNNSELPVIPGKRYFTIGEVSELCGVKPHVLRYWEQEFPSLRPVKRRGNRRYYQRHDVILIRQIRSLLYEQGYTIGGARQKLAGQDAQEDTSQSQQIIRQMRLELEEILKLLKR, from the coding sequence ATGTTGGAAGCGGGGAATAACAGCGAATTACCAGTCATTCCTGGTAAGCGCTATTTCACCATCGGGGAGGTCAGCGAGCTGTGCGGGGTCAAGCCCCACGTGCTTCGCTATTGGGAACAGGAGTTTCCTTCGCTGCGCCCCGTCAAGCGCCGCGGCAACCGCCGCTATTACCAGCGCCATGACGTCATCCTGATCCGTCAGATCCGCAGCCTGCTCTATGAGCAGGGCTACACCATCGGCGGTGCCCGCCAGAAACTGGCCGGCCAGGATGCCCAGGAAGACACCTCCCAGAGCCAGCAGATCATTCGCCAGATGCGCCTGGAACTGGAAGAGATCCTCAAGCTCCTCAAGCGCTGA
- the sdhD gene encoding succinate dehydrogenase, hydrophobic membrane anchor protein, translating to MSGMGAWLWQRLTALYLGVYILVLLLALVLSGGPSAGAWQGWMTHPGALLASALFLGAWLMHAWIGLRDVVVDYVHPFGARVTVLVAVALFLLSCGIWGTFILIQAASSWA from the coding sequence ATGAGTGGCATGGGGGCATGGTTGTGGCAGCGCCTGACGGCCCTGTACCTGGGCGTCTACATCCTGGTGCTGCTGCTGGCACTGGTACTCAGCGGCGGACCTTCCGCCGGGGCATGGCAGGGCTGGATGACCCATCCCGGGGCGCTGCTGGCCTCGGCCCTGTTCCTGGGCGCCTGGCTCATGCACGCCTGGATCGGCCTGCGTGACGTGGTGGTCGATTACGTGCATCCCTTCGGCGCCCGGGTCACGGTCCTGGTGGCGGTGGCACTGTTCCTCCTGAGCTGCGGGATCTGGGGCACCTTCATACTCATTCAGGCGGCATCCTCATGGGCGTAA
- the ihfA gene encoding integration host factor subunit alpha: protein MALTKADMSERLFEELGLNKREAKELVEMFFEEVRMALERGEQVKLSGFGNFTLRDKNQRPGRNPKTGEEIPISARRVVTFRPGQKLKARVEAYVGSGE, encoded by the coding sequence ATGGCGCTGACCAAAGCGGATATGTCGGAACGTCTCTTCGAGGAACTCGGCCTCAACAAGCGCGAGGCCAAGGAACTGGTGGAGATGTTTTTCGAAGAAGTCAGGATGGCGCTGGAACGTGGGGAACAGGTGAAGCTGTCGGGTTTCGGCAACTTCACCCTGCGCGATAAGAATCAGCGGCCTGGCCGCAATCCGAAGACCGGTGAGGAAATCCCCATCTCGGCACGCCGAGTGGTGACCTTCCGTCCGGGACAAAAACTCAAGGCGCGGGTTGAAGCTTATGTTGGAAGCGGGGAATAA